One stretch of Saccharopolyspora erythraea DNA includes these proteins:
- a CDS encoding DinB family protein: MTASDPKADLHHYLRAAREALLWKLDGLGEYDVRRPLTPTGTNLLGLVKHAACCELGYFGFVFDRPSDEPLPWYEEGAEPNGDMWATAEESREDIVALYRRAWAHADATIEALSLDSTGKVPWWPGGEVTLHRILVHVIAETHRHAGHADIVRELIDGEVGMREDNDNMPPADRAWWEDYRARLERVAEEAGRR; encoded by the coding sequence ATGACGGCATCAGATCCGAAAGCGGACCTCCACCACTACCTCCGAGCGGCCCGCGAGGCGCTGCTCTGGAAGCTCGACGGGCTCGGCGAGTACGACGTCCGGCGGCCGCTGACTCCGACCGGCACGAATCTTCTCGGCCTGGTCAAACACGCGGCTTGCTGCGAGCTGGGCTACTTCGGTTTCGTCTTCGACCGTCCGTCCGACGAGCCGTTGCCCTGGTACGAGGAAGGCGCCGAGCCCAACGGCGACATGTGGGCGACCGCCGAGGAGTCGCGGGAGGACATCGTCGCGCTGTACCGCCGGGCGTGGGCGCACGCGGACGCCACGATCGAGGCGCTGTCGCTCGACTCGACCGGCAAGGTCCCGTGGTGGCCGGGCGGCGAGGTGACGCTGCACCGGATCCTGGTGCACGTGATCGCCGAGACCCACCGCCACGCCGGGCACGCCGACATCGTCCGGGAGCTCATCGACGGCGAGGTCGGCATGCGTGAGGACAACGACAACATGCCGCCAGCCGACCGGGCGTGGTGGGAGGACTACCGGGCCCGGCTGGAGCGAGTGGCGGAGGAAGCCGGCCGGCGCTGA